The following are encoded together in the Trichomycterus rosablanca isolate fTriRos1 chromosome 19, fTriRos1.hap1, whole genome shotgun sequence genome:
- the atp6ap1lb gene encoding ATPase H+ transporting accessory protein 1 like b, with amino-acid sequence MAEHRLFMLSLLWLFVLVQPALPFDQVPAVLDRSLEVPSYQSIRIRPDGVGIESSSVSHEESYSPAAENPLKKILQPYGWHLHTQPRTKRKLLQSTSSGPYSPLSVAFNDKICILFKAKRLAIRYRNNTFLDLTERVFGPNASVDTKGSVCTKENATLSLRLGDVEDIKGLVIRLQMSNTFYESVGQNWFTLDSVHIHYNWTHEATFNATEVYAPATYSFHCQHVSSLQKYDTLLVPSSHTDSSGNWHITFTDFQIQAFNVQSNKFASARDCATLFTPAILMGLITSLILLLVLAYALHMVVHLKHIDRYEEHKTTVYFPRMPNAELPEKNSV; translated from the exons CTTGGAAGTCCCATCATATCAATCAATCAGAATCAGACCAG ATGGAGTAGGCATCGAGAGTTCAAGTGTCTCGCATGAGGAAAGTTATTCACCTGCAGCTGAAAATCCACTCAAAAAAATCTTGCAG CCTTATGGATGGCATTTGCATACACAGCCCAGAACTAAACGGAAGTTACTTCAGTCTACGAGCTCGGGGCCGTACTCTCCTCTGAGTGTAGCGTTTAATGACAAAATCTGTATCCTGTTCAAGGCCAAAAGGCTGGCCATTCGCTACAGAAACAACACTTTCCTGGACCTGACAGAAAGAGTGTTTGGACCCAATGCTTCTGTAGACACCAAAGGCTCAGTATGCACCAAAGAGAATGCCAC TCTTTCTCTACGCCTGGGAGATGTAGAGGATATCAAGGGACTTGTCATTAG GCTCCAAATGTCAAACACCTTCTATGAGTCAGTAGGTCAGAACTGGTTCACTTTGGACAGCGTCCACATTCACTACAACTGGACCCACGAAGCCACTTTCAATGCCACAGAGGTCTATGCTCCTGCCACCTACTCATTCCACTGCCAGCATGTCAGCAGCCTACAGAAATATGACACCTTACTCGTGCCCAGCTCCCACACAGACAGTTCGGGAAACTGGCACATCACTTTTACCGACTTTCAG ATCCAGGCTTTTAACGTGCAGTCCAACAAATTTGCCTCAGCCAGAGACTGTGCCACCTTGTTTACCCCAGCCATTCTGATGGGACTCATTACCTCACTGATTTTGCTGTTGGTACTGGCCTACGCCCTGCACATGGTGGTCCATCTCAAGCACATCGATCGCTATGAGGAACACAAGACCACTGTCTATTTCCCACGTATGCCCAATGCTGAGCTCCCTgagaagaacagtgtgtag
- the slmapb gene encoding sarcolemma associated protein b isoform X2, with protein sequence MEQQLKNPPNKVSLIKDELSRSSMEASESEQVIQHLNQELQEAHDQANVGKQKCVELQALLEEEKKSSKQQAVESTKQMKILQTQLQKFQDDVENLREQKDSAIFSMRQELHAAQEAVQVFRRAMEKSAADREHEVSTLKGNLTTLTNELEKWQSTANKYEREIDNLQANQQQQNQQRDKIAKQQASELEKLQREYATLQKQCGSLKSEREQLTTQQQKEKSTLQSECSSLRSEKDQLMKSLHNLEKELDSYKKQNAGLSSTVEALKKTQEDLQKRLSVLQGEHQRDTAQLHSQLEQSKTRTKELQKEFEDTQAELLDLKERCEQAEQEKESLSAEMQHCQASLTALAEKSNQLSLLPPVLAVIAGLVLALLYWCFGPLW encoded by the exons ATGGAGCAGCAACTGAAGAATCCGCCGAATAAAGTATCTCTAATCAAAG ATGAGTTGAGTCGGAGCTCTATGGAAGCCAGCGAGTCAGAGCAGGTGATCCAGCATCTGAACCAGGAGCTACAAGAGGCCCACGATCAGGCCAATGTGGGAAAGCAGAAATGTGTGGAGCTGCAag CACTTTTGGAGGAAGAGAAAAAGTCCAGCAAGCAGCAGGCAGTAGAATCTACGAAGCAGATGAAGATTCTACAGA ctcAGCTTCAGAAGTTCCAGGATGATGTGGAAAATCTCAGGGAGCAGAAGGACAGTGCTATCTTCAGCATGCGACAGGAATTGCATGCAGCACAGGAGGCAGTTCAGGTATTTCGCCGAGCCATGGAGAAAAGCGCAGCTGATAGGGAGCACGAGGTCAGCACTCTGAAGGGCAACCTGACGACACTAACCAATGAGCTGGAGAAATGGCAGTCGACTGCAAATAAGTATGAGCGGGAGATTGACAACCTGCAAGCCAATCAACAGCAACAGAACCAGCAAAGGGACAAAATAGCTAAACAACAAG CAAGTGAACTGGAAAAGCTGCAGCGGGAATATGCAACCCTGCAGAAACAGTGTGGCTCTCTCAAGTCAGAGAGAGAGCAGCTAACTACGCAGCAGCAGAAGGAGAAGAGCACCCTGCAGAGTGAATGCTCTTCCTTGCGTTCTGAGAAAGATCAGCTCATGAAGAGTCTGCACAATCTGGAGAAAGAGCTAGACAG TTATAAGAAGCAGAATGCAGGTTTGAGCAGCACGGTGGAGGCTCTGAAGAAGACCCAGGAAGACCTGCAGAAACGGCTAAGTGTGTTGCAGGGGGAACACCAGAGAGACACCGCACAGCTCCACAGCCAGCTGGAGCAGAGCAAAACCAGGACCAAAGAGCTGCAGAAAGAG TTTGAGGACACTCAGGCTGAGTTGTTGGACCTTAAAGAAAGGTGCGAGCAGGCAGAGCAGGAGAAGGAGTCCCTTAGTGCAGAGATGCAACATTGTCAGGCCAGTCTGACTGCTCTTGCAGAGAAAAGCAATCAG CTGTCTTTATTGCCGCCCGTCCTAGCTGTAATCGCCGGCCTTGTCCTGGCTTTGCTGTATTGGTGCTTCGGTCCATTGTGGTAG
- the slmapb gene encoding sarcolemma associated protein b isoform X1: MEQQLKNPPNKVSLIKDELSRSSMEASESEQVIQHLNQELQEAHDQANVGKQKCVELQALLEEEKKSSKQQAVESTKQMKILQTQLQKFQDDVENLREQKDSAIFSMRQELHAAQEAVQVFRRAMEKSAADREHEVSTLKGNLTTLTNELEKWQSTANKYEREIDNLQANQQQQNQQRDKIAKQQASELEKLQREYATLQKQCGSLKSEREQLTTQQQKEKSTLQSECSSLRSEKDQLMKSLHNLEKELDSYKKQNAGLSSTVEALKKTQEDLQKRLSVLQGEHQRDTAQLHSQLEQSKTRTKELQKEFEDTQAELLDLKERCEQAEQEKESLSAEMQHCQASLTALAEKSNQEIWIKWMPVAAIMVAVTACTAFVLKKASS; encoded by the exons ATGGAGCAGCAACTGAAGAATCCGCCGAATAAAGTATCTCTAATCAAAG ATGAGTTGAGTCGGAGCTCTATGGAAGCCAGCGAGTCAGAGCAGGTGATCCAGCATCTGAACCAGGAGCTACAAGAGGCCCACGATCAGGCCAATGTGGGAAAGCAGAAATGTGTGGAGCTGCAag CACTTTTGGAGGAAGAGAAAAAGTCCAGCAAGCAGCAGGCAGTAGAATCTACGAAGCAGATGAAGATTCTACAGA ctcAGCTTCAGAAGTTCCAGGATGATGTGGAAAATCTCAGGGAGCAGAAGGACAGTGCTATCTTCAGCATGCGACAGGAATTGCATGCAGCACAGGAGGCAGTTCAGGTATTTCGCCGAGCCATGGAGAAAAGCGCAGCTGATAGGGAGCACGAGGTCAGCACTCTGAAGGGCAACCTGACGACACTAACCAATGAGCTGGAGAAATGGCAGTCGACTGCAAATAAGTATGAGCGGGAGATTGACAACCTGCAAGCCAATCAACAGCAACAGAACCAGCAAAGGGACAAAATAGCTAAACAACAAG CAAGTGAACTGGAAAAGCTGCAGCGGGAATATGCAACCCTGCAGAAACAGTGTGGCTCTCTCAAGTCAGAGAGAGAGCAGCTAACTACGCAGCAGCAGAAGGAGAAGAGCACCCTGCAGAGTGAATGCTCTTCCTTGCGTTCTGAGAAAGATCAGCTCATGAAGAGTCTGCACAATCTGGAGAAAGAGCTAGACAG TTATAAGAAGCAGAATGCAGGTTTGAGCAGCACGGTGGAGGCTCTGAAGAAGACCCAGGAAGACCTGCAGAAACGGCTAAGTGTGTTGCAGGGGGAACACCAGAGAGACACCGCACAGCTCCACAGCCAGCTGGAGCAGAGCAAAACCAGGACCAAAGAGCTGCAGAAAGAG TTTGAGGACACTCAGGCTGAGTTGTTGGACCTTAAAGAAAGGTGCGAGCAGGCAGAGCAGGAGAAGGAGTCCCTTAGTGCAGAGATGCAACATTGTCAGGCCAGTCTGACTGCTCTTGCAGAGAAAAGCAATCAG GAAATATGGATCAAGTGGATGCCTGTCGCTGCCATAATGGTTGCTGTGACAGCGTGTACAGCCTTTGTGCTTAAAAAGGCCTCATCCTGA
- the abhd6b gene encoding monoacylglycerol lipase ABHD6b, producing the protein MDIDVVSVCAIAMGTLVVPLLLFMASFMLWPSSLIKVYYWYWRRTLGHQVYHADCGGYRFCYSSRGKPSARPSILMLHDFSAHKDTWLSLIKYFPKHLHLLCVDMPGHEGTTRTGIEDYSIQGQVRRIRQFVETIRLNRKPFHLVGTSMGGNVAGVYAACYPSDLCSMTLICPAGLRCPYKSKFDDLMQELEQSKYTISNPLIPFNPEAMEDMLKLCSHVRFKVPQQVLQGLVDVHLPHNDFYHEVFMEIMKEESKYALHDHMHLITTPLQVIWGKQDQVMHVSGASVLANVLPTCRVDLLENCGHSVVMERPRRTAKLILDFIISHQGLARATIKKKF; encoded by the exons ATGGATATTGATGTAGTGTCTGTCTGTGCCATCGCCATGGGGACGCTGGTTGTTCCACTTTTACTTTTCATGGCATCCTTTATGTTGTGGCCTTCATCACTCATCAAAGTTTATTACTG GTACTGGAGGCGAACCCTGGGTCATCAGGTGTACCATGCTGATTGTGGAGGATACCGCTTCTGTTACTCTTCCAGAGGAAAGCCGAGCGCCAGACCTTCCATTCTCATGCTGCATGATTTCTCTGCACACAAAGACACATGGCTGTCTCTGATTAAA TACTTTCCGAAACATCTCCATCTTCTGTGTGTGGATATGCCAGGGCATGAGGGAACCACACGCACCGGCATAGAGGACTACTCCATCCAGGGACAGGTTAGGAGAATACGCCAG TTTGTAGAAACCATCCGGCTGAACAGGAAGCCATTCCACTTGGTGGGCACTTCAATGGGTGGAAATGTAGCTGGAGTGTATGCAGCCTGCTACCCCTCTGACCTCTGTAGTATGACACTCATCTGTCCAGCTG GTCTAAGGTGCCCTTACAAAAGCAAGTTTGATGACCTAATGCAGGAGCTGGAGCAAAGTAAGTACACAATAAGCAATCCTCTCATCCCATTCAATCCAGAGGCGATGGAGGACATGCTGAAGCTCTGCTCTCACGTGCGCTTTAAAGTTCCTCAACAG GTTCTGCAAGGACTCGTGGATGTTCATCTTCCACACAATGACTTCTATCATGAAG TTTTCATGGAGATTATGAAGGAGGAGTCTAAATATGCCCTACATGATCATATGCATCTGATCACCACGCCTTTGCAAGTCATCTGGGGTAAGCAGGACCAG GTAATGCATGTGTCTGGGGCGTCTGTGCTGGCTAACGTACTGCCAACCTGTCGTGTGGACCTGCTGGAGAACTGCGGCCATTCTGTAGTGATGGAGCGGCCACGGCGCACTGCCAAACTCATCTTAGACTTCATCATCTCTCACCAGGGCTTGGCAAGGGCCACTATCAAAAAGAAATTTTAA
- the kctd6b gene encoding BTB/POZ domain-containing protein KCTD6: MDNGDWGHRMTLPVTLNVGGHLYTSSMSTLQRYPDSMLGAMFSGDLPTTRDAHGNYFIDRDGTLFRYILNFLRTSELTLPGDFTELDLLRKEADFYQIEPLIQCLNDPKPLYPLDTFEEVVELSSTRKLSKYSNPVAVIITQLTVTTKVHSLLEGISNNFTKWNKHMMDTRDCQVSFTFGPCDYHQEVSLRVHLMDYITKQGFTIRNTRVHHMSERANENTVEHHWTFCRLAYKVED; the protein is encoded by the exons ATGGATAATGGGGACTGGGGGCATAGG ATGACTCTCCCAGTCACCTTAAATGTTGGAGGTCATCTGTACACCTCCTCCATGTCAACGCTCCAGCGTTACCCCGATTCCATGCTGGGTGCCATGTTCAGTGGTGACTTGCCCACCACACGAGACGCTCATGGAAACTACTTTATAGACCGGGATGGCACTCTCTTCCGGTACATACTAAACTTTCTCCGTACATCTGAACTTACTCTACCGGGTGACTTCACAGAGCTGGATCTCCTGCGTAAAGAAGCTGACTTCTACCAGATTGAACCCTTAATCCAATGCCTCAATGACCCAAAGCCACTATATCCTTTGGACACTTTTGAAGAGGTGGTAGAACTATCCAGTACCCGGAAACTCTCTAAATACTCAAACCCAGTAGCTGTTATCATCACCCAGCTTACCGTGACCACCAAGGTACACTCACTGCTGGAGGGAATCTCCAACAACTTTACCAAGTGGAACAAACACATGATGGACACACGAGACTGTCAGGTTTCATTCACCTTTGGACCATGTGACTACCATCAAGAGGTGTCTCTCAGAGTCCATCTCATGGACTACATTACTAAGCAGGGCTTTACTATCCGTAATACTCGGGTCCACCACATGAGTGAGCgtgccaatgagaacacagtgGAGCACCACTGGACTTTCTGCAGGCTTGCTTACAAAGTAGAAGACTGA